The Nycticebus coucang isolate mNycCou1 chromosome 2, mNycCou1.pri, whole genome shotgun sequence genome includes a window with the following:
- the LOC128594772 gene encoding cocaine esterase-like isoform X3 encodes MRPDQIRAQLSAVACGLLLLFGVQGQDAASPIRTTHTGQVQGSLTHVKGTDVEVHTFLGIPFAKPPVGPLRFAPPEPPESWSGVRDGTSHPAMCPQDLTAMNEEVLTMFNVTMPSIPMSEDCLYLSIYTPAHSHEGSNLPVMVWIHGGAFVMGMASMYDGSMLAALEDVVVVTIQYRLGVLGFFSTGDKHATGNWGFLDQVAALHWVKQNIVHFGGNPDHVTIFGESAGGISVSLHVMSPMSQGLFHSAIMESGVALMPGLMASSSDKVSMMVANLSACDQVDSEALVGCLRGKSEEEILAISKAFKFIPGVVDGSFLPKHPEELLASADFQPVPSIIGVNNDEYGWLIPKAFGTYQPWKETNREAWQETLQKTSQVLMLPPEIGDLLLEEYMGDSGDAQTLQAQYQEMMADSMFVIPALRVAYSQRSHAPVYFYEFQHESSFFKDIKPPHVKADHGDEIFYIFRPIMGGNYIEITEEEELLSRKMMKYWANFARNGNPNGDGLPHWPVFDQEEQYLQLDIQPTVGRALKAHRLQFWTKTLPQKMQELMEAKEEHTEL; translated from the exons GTCAGGACGCTGCCAGCCCGATCCGAACCACGCACACGGGGCAGGTGCAGGGGAGCCTCACCCACGTGAAGGGCACTGACGTGGAGGTCCACACTTTCCTGGGAATTCCCTTTGCCAAGCCACCTGTAGGGCCGCTGCGGTTTGCACCTCCTGAACCCCCTGAGTCTTGGAGTGGCGTGAGAGATGGGACCTCCCACCCGGCCAT GTGTCCTCAGGATCTCACTGCAATGAATGAAGAGGTTCTGACCATGTTCAACGTGACCATGCCTTCCATCCCCATGTCCGAGGACTGTCTGTACCTCAGCATCTACACACCTGCCCATAGCCATGAGGGCTCTAACCTGCCT GTGATGGTATGGATCCATGGTGGTGCGTTTGTCATGGGCATGGCTTCCATGTATGATGGTTCCATGCTGGCAGCCTTGGAGGACGTGGTGGTGGTCACTATCCAGTACCGCCTGGGTGTCCTGGGCTTCTTCAG CACTGGAGACAAGCACGCAACTGGCAACTGGGGCTTCCTGGATCAGGTAGCTGCTCTACACTGGGTCAAGCAAAATATCGTCCACTTTGGAGGCAACCCAGACCATGTCACCATTTTTGGCGAGTCTGCAGGTGGCATAAGTGTGTCCTTGCATGTTATGTCCCCCATGTCCCAAGGACTCTTCCATAGTGCCATCATGGAGAGTGGTGTGGCCCTGATGCCTGGTCTCATGGCTAGCTCGTCTGATAAAGTCTCCATG ATGGTGGCCAACCTGTCTGCCTGTGACCAGGTTGATTCAGAGGCCCTGGTGGGCTGCCTGCGGGGCAAGAGTGAAGAGGAGATTCTGGCTATTAGCAAG GCCTTCAAGTTCATCCCTGGCGTGGTAGATGGGTCCTTCTTGCCCAAGCATCCTGAGGAGCTGCTGGCCTCAGCTGACTTCCAGCCTGTCCCCAGCATCATCGGGGTCAACAATGATGAATATGGCTGGCTCATCCCCAAG GCCTTCGGCACCTATCAGCCCTGGAAGGAAACAAACAGAGAGGCCTGGCAAGAAACTCTGCAGAAAACATCCCAAGTGTTG ATGTTGCCTCCTGAGATTGGTGACCTGTTGTTGGAGGAGTACATGGGAGACAGTGGGGATGCCCAGACCCTCCAAGCCCAGTACCAGGAGATGATGGCAGACTCCATGTTCGTGATCCCTGCACTCCGAGTAGCATATTCTCAGC GTTCCCACGCCCCTGTCTACTTCTATGAGTTCCAGCATGAGTCCAGCTTCTTCAAGGACATCAAGCCACCTCATGTGAAGGCAGACCATGGGGATgagattttctatattttcagaCCCATTATGGGGGGCAACTACA TTGAAATCACTGAGGAGGAAGAGCTGCTCAGCAGGAAGATGATGAAGTACTGGGCCAACTTTGCTCGAAATGG GAACCCCAATGGCGATGGTCTGCCCCACTGGCCCGTGTTCGACCAGGAGGAGCAATACCTGCAGCTGGACATACAGCCCACAGTGGGCCGGGCCCTGaaggcccacaggctgcagttctGGACGAAGACCCTGCCCCAGAAGATGCAGGAGCTAATGGAGGCTAAGGAGGAGCACACAGAGCTGTAG
- the LOC128594772 gene encoding cocaine esterase-like isoform X1, with product MGTAVRVEPRVLVWVTCLLLASPATATGQDAASPIRTTHTGQVQGSLTHVKGTDVEVHTFLGIPFAKPPVGPLRFAPPEPPESWSGVRDGTSHPAMCPQDLTAMNEEVLTMFNVTMPSIPMSEDCLYLSIYTPAHSHEGSNLPVMVWIHGGAFVMGMASMYDGSMLAALEDVVVVTIQYRLGVLGFFSTGDKHATGNWGFLDQVAALHWVKQNIVHFGGNPDHVTIFGESAGGISVSLHVMSPMSQGLFHSAIMESGVALMPGLMASSSDKVSMMVANLSACDQVDSEALVGCLRGKSEEEILAISKAFKFIPGVVDGSFLPKHPEELLASADFQPVPSIIGVNNDEYGWLIPKAFGTYQPWKETNREAWQETLQKTSQVLMLPPEIGDLLLEEYMGDSGDAQTLQAQYQEMMADSMFVIPALRVAYSQRSHAPVYFYEFQHESSFFKDIKPPHVKADHGDEIFYIFRPIMGGNYIEITEEEELLSRKMMKYWANFARNGNPNGDGLPHWPVFDQEEQYLQLDIQPTVGRALKAHRLQFWTKTLPQKMQELMEAKEEHTEL from the exons GTCAGGACGCTGCCAGCCCGATCCGAACCACGCACACGGGGCAGGTGCAGGGGAGCCTCACCCACGTGAAGGGCACTGACGTGGAGGTCCACACTTTCCTGGGAATTCCCTTTGCCAAGCCACCTGTAGGGCCGCTGCGGTTTGCACCTCCTGAACCCCCTGAGTCTTGGAGTGGCGTGAGAGATGGGACCTCCCACCCGGCCAT GTGTCCTCAGGATCTCACTGCAATGAATGAAGAGGTTCTGACCATGTTCAACGTGACCATGCCTTCCATCCCCATGTCCGAGGACTGTCTGTACCTCAGCATCTACACACCTGCCCATAGCCATGAGGGCTCTAACCTGCCT GTGATGGTATGGATCCATGGTGGTGCGTTTGTCATGGGCATGGCTTCCATGTATGATGGTTCCATGCTGGCAGCCTTGGAGGACGTGGTGGTGGTCACTATCCAGTACCGCCTGGGTGTCCTGGGCTTCTTCAG CACTGGAGACAAGCACGCAACTGGCAACTGGGGCTTCCTGGATCAGGTAGCTGCTCTACACTGGGTCAAGCAAAATATCGTCCACTTTGGAGGCAACCCAGACCATGTCACCATTTTTGGCGAGTCTGCAGGTGGCATAAGTGTGTCCTTGCATGTTATGTCCCCCATGTCCCAAGGACTCTTCCATAGTGCCATCATGGAGAGTGGTGTGGCCCTGATGCCTGGTCTCATGGCTAGCTCGTCTGATAAAGTCTCCATG ATGGTGGCCAACCTGTCTGCCTGTGACCAGGTTGATTCAGAGGCCCTGGTGGGCTGCCTGCGGGGCAAGAGTGAAGAGGAGATTCTGGCTATTAGCAAG GCCTTCAAGTTCATCCCTGGCGTGGTAGATGGGTCCTTCTTGCCCAAGCATCCTGAGGAGCTGCTGGCCTCAGCTGACTTCCAGCCTGTCCCCAGCATCATCGGGGTCAACAATGATGAATATGGCTGGCTCATCCCCAAG GCCTTCGGCACCTATCAGCCCTGGAAGGAAACAAACAGAGAGGCCTGGCAAGAAACTCTGCAGAAAACATCCCAAGTGTTG ATGTTGCCTCCTGAGATTGGTGACCTGTTGTTGGAGGAGTACATGGGAGACAGTGGGGATGCCCAGACCCTCCAAGCCCAGTACCAGGAGATGATGGCAGACTCCATGTTCGTGATCCCTGCACTCCGAGTAGCATATTCTCAGC GTTCCCACGCCCCTGTCTACTTCTATGAGTTCCAGCATGAGTCCAGCTTCTTCAAGGACATCAAGCCACCTCATGTGAAGGCAGACCATGGGGATgagattttctatattttcagaCCCATTATGGGGGGCAACTACA TTGAAATCACTGAGGAGGAAGAGCTGCTCAGCAGGAAGATGATGAAGTACTGGGCCAACTTTGCTCGAAATGG GAACCCCAATGGCGATGGTCTGCCCCACTGGCCCGTGTTCGACCAGGAGGAGCAATACCTGCAGCTGGACATACAGCCCACAGTGGGCCGGGCCCTGaaggcccacaggctgcagttctGGACGAAGACCCTGCCCCAGAAGATGCAGGAGCTAATGGAGGCTAAGGAGGAGCACACAGAGCTGTAG
- the CES4A gene encoding carboxylesterase 4A isoform X1, translating to MKWTLCVSFTLGLVVQTALGALNAKKPLVVTKYGILQGKQMHVGKTPIHVFLGVPFSKPPLGARRFAPPEPLEPWSGIRDAITYPPACLQESWGQITSMYFNTRKHYNWLRFSEDCLYVNVYAPARAQGDPPMPVMVWFPGGAFLVGSASTYKGSELAAREKVVVVFLQHRLGILGFLSTGDNQARGNWALLDQVAALRWVQENILAFGGDPSSVTLFGQSSGAMCVSGLIMSPLARGLFHRAISQSGTAILKFFITPDPLKVAKKVARLAGCNHNNTQILVECLRALSGAKVMHVSKKMRFFHLHQNSQEDPQDITWFMTPVVDGVVFPDDPVVLLTRGEVSPVPYLLGVNNLEFNWLLPYIMKFPLNQHKVKKEAMAKILWSVITLLNITKEQVPLVMEEYLGDINEHDWKMFQNHFMDIAEDASFVYSTLQTAHYHRDAGLPVYLYEFEHHTPSGIIAKPRIDGADHGDEIHFIFGSPFSKGPSAGEEQALSLQMMKYWANFARTGNPNGGKLPCWPRYDKDEKYLQLDFTTRVGVKLKEKKMAFWTKLHQPQKPEEQRQF from the exons ATGAAGTGGACTCTCTGTGTGAGCTTCACCCTTGGCCTAGTGGTGCAGACAGCCCTGG GTGCCTTGAATGCCAAAAAACCTCTAGTGGTCACCAAATATGGGATTCTCCAAGGAAAACAGATGCACGTGGGAAAGACACCCATCCATGTATTCCTTGGAGTCCCCTTCTCCAAACCTCCTCTGGGTGCCCGCAGGTTTGCTCCCCCAGAACCCTTGGAGCCCTGGAGCGGAATCAGAGATGCCATCACCTACCCACCTGC GTGTCTTCAGGAGTCCTGGGGGCAAATAACCTCCATGTACTTTAACACGCGGAAACATTACAACTGGCTGCGCTTCAGTGAGGACTGTCTATATGTGAATGTGTACGCGCCGGCACGCGCACAAGGGGACCCTCCGATGCCG GTGATGGTATGGTTCCCGGGAGGCGCCTTCCTCGTGGGTTCCGCTTCTACGTACAAGGGCTCCGAGTTGGCCGCCCGCGAGAAAGTGGTGGTGGTGTTCCTGCAGCACAGGCTCGGCATCCTGGGCTTCCTGAG CACGGGCGACAACCAGGCCCGCGGGAACTGGGCGCTGCTGGACCAGGTAGCGGCTCTGCGCTGGGTGCAGGAGAACATATTGGCCTTCGGTGGAGACCCCAGTTCTGTGACCCTTTTCGGCCAGTCGTCCGGGGCCATGTGCGTCTCAGGATTG ATAATGTCACCCCTTGCCAGAGGTCTCTTCCATAGGGCCATTTCCCAGAGTGGGACTGCAATACTCAAATTCTTCATCACTCCTGACCCACTGAAAGTGGCCAAG AAGGTTGCCCGCCTGGCTGGCTGCAATCATAATAACACACAGATTCTGGTAGAGTGCCTGAGGGCGCTCTCAGGGGCCAAGGTGATGCATGTGTCCAAAAAGATG AGATTCTTCCACCTGCACCAGAACTCCCAGGAAGACCCTCAAGAT ATTACATGGTTCATGACCCCTGTGGTGGATGGTGTCGTGTTCCCAGATGACCCTGTTGTGCTCCTGACCAGGGGagaagtttcacctgtaccctacCTTCTGGGTGTCAACAACCTGGAGTTCAATTGGCTCTTGCCTTAT ATCATGAAGTTCCCGCTAAACCAGCACAAAGTGAAAAAAGAAGCCATGGCCAAGATACTCTGGAGTGTCATCACCCTGTTG AATATCACCAAGGAGCAGGTACCACTTGTGATGGAGGAGTACCTGGGTGACATCAATGAGCATGACTGGAAGATGTTCCAAAACCACTTTATGGACATAGCTGAAGATGCCTCCTTTGTGTACTCCACACTGCAGACTGCCCACTACCACCGGG atgctGGCCTCCCTGTCTACCTGTATGAGTTTGAGCACCACACTCCTAGTGGCATAATTGCCAAACCCCGCATTGATGGGGCAGACCATGGAGATGAGATTCACTTCATCTTCGGGAGCCCCTTCTCCAAAG GCCCTTCCGCAGGTGAAGAGCAGGCGCTTAGCCTCCAGATGATGAAATATTGGGCCAACTTTGCCCGAACAGG GAATCCCAATGGTGGGAAGCTGCCCTGCTGGCCACGCTATGACAAGGACGAAAAATACCTGCAGCTGGATTTTACCACAAGAGTGGGTGTGAAGCTCAAGGAGAAGAAGATGGCTTTTTGGACAAAGCTGCATCAGCCTCAAAAACCTGAGGAGCAGAGGCAATTCTGA
- the LOC128594772 gene encoding cocaine esterase-like isoform X2, which yields MGTAVRVEPRVLVWVTCLLLASPATATGQDAASPIRTTHTGQVQGSLTHVKGTDVEVHTFLGIPFAKPPVGPLRFAPPEPPESWSGVRDGTSHPAMCPQDLTAMNEEVLTMFNVTMPSIPMSEDCLYLSIYTPAHSHEGSNLPVMVWIHGGAFVMGMASMYDGSMLAALEDVVVVTIQYRLGVLGFFSTGDKHATGNWGFLDQVAALHWVKQNIVHFGGNPDHVTIFGESAGGISVSLHVMSPMSQGLFHSAIMESGVALMPGLMASSSDKVSMMVANLSACDQVDSEALVGCLRGKSEEEILAISKAFKFIPGVVDGSFLPKHPEELLASADFQPVPSIIGVNNDEYGWLIPKAFGTYQPWKETNREAWQETLQKTSQVLMLPPEIGDLLLEEYMGDSGDAQTLQAQYQEMMADSMFVIPALRVAYSQLEITEEEELLSRKMMKYWANFARNGNPNGDGLPHWPVFDQEEQYLQLDIQPTVGRALKAHRLQFWTKTLPQKMQELMEAKEEHTEL from the exons GTCAGGACGCTGCCAGCCCGATCCGAACCACGCACACGGGGCAGGTGCAGGGGAGCCTCACCCACGTGAAGGGCACTGACGTGGAGGTCCACACTTTCCTGGGAATTCCCTTTGCCAAGCCACCTGTAGGGCCGCTGCGGTTTGCACCTCCTGAACCCCCTGAGTCTTGGAGTGGCGTGAGAGATGGGACCTCCCACCCGGCCAT GTGTCCTCAGGATCTCACTGCAATGAATGAAGAGGTTCTGACCATGTTCAACGTGACCATGCCTTCCATCCCCATGTCCGAGGACTGTCTGTACCTCAGCATCTACACACCTGCCCATAGCCATGAGGGCTCTAACCTGCCT GTGATGGTATGGATCCATGGTGGTGCGTTTGTCATGGGCATGGCTTCCATGTATGATGGTTCCATGCTGGCAGCCTTGGAGGACGTGGTGGTGGTCACTATCCAGTACCGCCTGGGTGTCCTGGGCTTCTTCAG CACTGGAGACAAGCACGCAACTGGCAACTGGGGCTTCCTGGATCAGGTAGCTGCTCTACACTGGGTCAAGCAAAATATCGTCCACTTTGGAGGCAACCCAGACCATGTCACCATTTTTGGCGAGTCTGCAGGTGGCATAAGTGTGTCCTTGCATGTTATGTCCCCCATGTCCCAAGGACTCTTCCATAGTGCCATCATGGAGAGTGGTGTGGCCCTGATGCCTGGTCTCATGGCTAGCTCGTCTGATAAAGTCTCCATG ATGGTGGCCAACCTGTCTGCCTGTGACCAGGTTGATTCAGAGGCCCTGGTGGGCTGCCTGCGGGGCAAGAGTGAAGAGGAGATTCTGGCTATTAGCAAG GCCTTCAAGTTCATCCCTGGCGTGGTAGATGGGTCCTTCTTGCCCAAGCATCCTGAGGAGCTGCTGGCCTCAGCTGACTTCCAGCCTGTCCCCAGCATCATCGGGGTCAACAATGATGAATATGGCTGGCTCATCCCCAAG GCCTTCGGCACCTATCAGCCCTGGAAGGAAACAAACAGAGAGGCCTGGCAAGAAACTCTGCAGAAAACATCCCAAGTGTTG ATGTTGCCTCCTGAGATTGGTGACCTGTTGTTGGAGGAGTACATGGGAGACAGTGGGGATGCCCAGACCCTCCAAGCCCAGTACCAGGAGATGATGGCAGACTCCATGTTCGTGATCCCTGCACTCCGAGTAGCATATTCTCAGC TTGAAATCACTGAGGAGGAAGAGCTGCTCAGCAGGAAGATGATGAAGTACTGGGCCAACTTTGCTCGAAATGG GAACCCCAATGGCGATGGTCTGCCCCACTGGCCCGTGTTCGACCAGGAGGAGCAATACCTGCAGCTGGACATACAGCCCACAGTGGGCCGGGCCCTGaaggcccacaggctgcagttctGGACGAAGACCCTGCCCCAGAAGATGCAGGAGCTAATGGAGGCTAAGGAGGAGCACACAGAGCTGTAG
- the CES4A gene encoding carboxylesterase 4A isoform X2, translating into MKWTLCVSFTLGLVVQTALGALNAKKPLVVTKYGILQGKQMHVGKTPIHVFLGVPFSKPPLGARRFAPPEPLEPWSGIRDAITYPPACLQESWGQITSMYFNTRKHYNWLRFSEDCLYVNVYAPARAQGDPPMPVMVWFPGGAFLVGSASTYKGSELAAREKVVVVFLQHRLGILGFLSTGDNQARGNWALLDQVAALRWVQENILAFGGDPSSVTLFGQSSGAMCVSGLIMSPLARGLFHRAISQSGTAILKFFITPDPLKVAKKVARLAGCNHNNTQILVECLRALSGAKVMHVSKKMRFFHLHQNSQEDPQDITWFMTPVVDGVVFPDDPVVLLTRGEVSPVPYLLGVNNLEFNWLLPYIMKFPLNQHKVKKEAMAKILWSVITLLNITKEQVPLVMEEYLGDINEHDWKMFQNHFMDIAEDASFVYSTLQTAHYHRGIPMVGSCPAGHAMTRTKNTCSWILPQEWV; encoded by the exons ATGAAGTGGACTCTCTGTGTGAGCTTCACCCTTGGCCTAGTGGTGCAGACAGCCCTGG GTGCCTTGAATGCCAAAAAACCTCTAGTGGTCACCAAATATGGGATTCTCCAAGGAAAACAGATGCACGTGGGAAAGACACCCATCCATGTATTCCTTGGAGTCCCCTTCTCCAAACCTCCTCTGGGTGCCCGCAGGTTTGCTCCCCCAGAACCCTTGGAGCCCTGGAGCGGAATCAGAGATGCCATCACCTACCCACCTGC GTGTCTTCAGGAGTCCTGGGGGCAAATAACCTCCATGTACTTTAACACGCGGAAACATTACAACTGGCTGCGCTTCAGTGAGGACTGTCTATATGTGAATGTGTACGCGCCGGCACGCGCACAAGGGGACCCTCCGATGCCG GTGATGGTATGGTTCCCGGGAGGCGCCTTCCTCGTGGGTTCCGCTTCTACGTACAAGGGCTCCGAGTTGGCCGCCCGCGAGAAAGTGGTGGTGGTGTTCCTGCAGCACAGGCTCGGCATCCTGGGCTTCCTGAG CACGGGCGACAACCAGGCCCGCGGGAACTGGGCGCTGCTGGACCAGGTAGCGGCTCTGCGCTGGGTGCAGGAGAACATATTGGCCTTCGGTGGAGACCCCAGTTCTGTGACCCTTTTCGGCCAGTCGTCCGGGGCCATGTGCGTCTCAGGATTG ATAATGTCACCCCTTGCCAGAGGTCTCTTCCATAGGGCCATTTCCCAGAGTGGGACTGCAATACTCAAATTCTTCATCACTCCTGACCCACTGAAAGTGGCCAAG AAGGTTGCCCGCCTGGCTGGCTGCAATCATAATAACACACAGATTCTGGTAGAGTGCCTGAGGGCGCTCTCAGGGGCCAAGGTGATGCATGTGTCCAAAAAGATG AGATTCTTCCACCTGCACCAGAACTCCCAGGAAGACCCTCAAGAT ATTACATGGTTCATGACCCCTGTGGTGGATGGTGTCGTGTTCCCAGATGACCCTGTTGTGCTCCTGACCAGGGGagaagtttcacctgtaccctacCTTCTGGGTGTCAACAACCTGGAGTTCAATTGGCTCTTGCCTTAT ATCATGAAGTTCCCGCTAAACCAGCACAAAGTGAAAAAAGAAGCCATGGCCAAGATACTCTGGAGTGTCATCACCCTGTTG AATATCACCAAGGAGCAGGTACCACTTGTGATGGAGGAGTACCTGGGTGACATCAATGAGCATGACTGGAAGATGTTCCAAAACCACTTTATGGACATAGCTGAAGATGCCTCCTTTGTGTACTCCACACTGCAGACTGCCCACTACCACCGGG GAATCCCAATGGTGGGAAGCTGCCCTGCTGGCCACGCTATGACAAGGACGAAAAATACCTGCAGCTGGATTTTACCACAAGAGTGGGTGTGA